A window of Diabrotica virgifera virgifera chromosome 9, PGI_DIABVI_V3a contains these coding sequences:
- the LOC126891650 gene encoding uncharacterized protein LOC126891650 has translation MSDQNKTKRMATKGALTRLTTYFRSIENNEIIDLVDLEMRLSKAEELLDVFNEVQLLIETDDPDCEENYDTIHAIERQTFEDRYFKIISDIKNLILSRRPTDTSDSRSVNGSIAAGPTNTSNIKLPPLNLATFDGSFDQFLFFRDSFNSIINDDTSLSNVQKFHYLRLSLRGIAADTIKSLQVCDANYDIAWSLLIERFENKQLLVNNHIKALFNLPLVTKESNQGLRQLLDNTQKHLRALEVLKRPTKHWDDLIIYLLTTKFDNSTRRSWESQNCKDNLPVLDDLLKFLKERCRILESLDNYNDNKQDQNSPRYKGNKSETRAFVSNTENRFKCNFCNKEHKIYYCPDFLKLNPTNRLNNAKRLRLCLNCLGTCHRTKDCRSTGCRKCGKIHHTLLHFENSKSSNSVSTENNSSQSSLPSNVPNTGLQSNESTSTSNFSSTHHISSSVHTAIKPYILLSTAVVNAFDKFGNSHKCRVLLDNGSQSNFISEKFCDILQLSKEKINTSISGINQLTHNINFRTSLTFKSDINNFSKKISCLILPNITSNLPYIQINRSQLNIPTKLLLADQNFEKPGPVDLLIGADTFWDILSVGQIKLGPGLPIIQKTTLDLLY, from the exons ATGTCAGACCAAAACAAAACAAAGAGAATGGCCACTAAAGGTGCTCTTACACGTTTAACAACATATTTTCGAAgtatagaaaataatgaaattatcgaCCTCGTAGATTTAGAAATGCGATTATCCAAAGCCGAAgagcttttagatgtttttaaTGAGGTTCAGCTGCTTATTGAAACTGATGATCCTGACTGCGAGGAAAATTATGACACAATACATGCCATTGAAAGGCAGACTTTTGAGGacagatattttaaaataatatctgacatcaaaaaccttattttatctAGACGACCTACTGACACGTCTGATTCACGTAGTGTCAATGGTTCAATAGCAGCTGGGCCTACAAATACAAGTAACATTAAGTTACCTCCATTGAATCTAGCTACATTTGATGGATCGTTTGATCAATTCCTCTTCTTTCGCGACAGTTTTAATTCTATTATTAATGATGATACTTCACTTTCCAATGTACAAAAGTTTCATTACTTACGTCTGTCATTACGTGGCATAGCTGCCGACACTATTAAATCTTTGCAAGTCTGCGATGCAAACTACGACATTGCTTGGAGTTTATTGATCGAAAGATTTGAAAATAAACAGTTACTTGTAAACAATCACATTAAAGCTCTCTTTAACCTACCACTAGTTACAAAAGAATCAAATCAAGGTCTCAGACAACTTCTAGATAATACACAAAAACATTTACGTGCTTTAGAAGTTTTAAAACGCCCCACTAAACACTGGGatgatttgattatttatttgttaacaacaAAATTTGATAACTCAACAAGACGCTCTTGGGAGTCACAAAATTGTAAAGACAACCTACCAGTTTTAGATGATTTactgaaatttttaaaagaacgATGTCGTATCTTAGAGTCATTAGATAACTACAATGATAATAAACAGGATCAAAATTCACCACGATACAAAGGTAATAAGTCTGAAACAAGAGCCTTTGTTTCTAACACAGAGAATAGGTTTAAATGCAACTTTTGTAACAAggaacataaaatatattattgtcCTGACTTCTTAAAACTAAATCCTACTAATAGGTTAAACAATGCAAAACGTCTACGTTTATGCCTTAATTGTCTTGGCACATGCCATCGTACTAAGGATTGTCGTTCTACTGGTTGTAGAAAATGTGGAAAGATCCATCACACTCTGTTACACTTCGAGAATTCAAAATCCTCAAATTCAGTTTCCACAGAAAACAATTCTTCTCAATCTTCATTACCTTCCAATGTTCCAAACACTGGGCTGCAGTCAAATGAATCTACTTCTACCTCTAACTTCTCTTCAACACATCATATAAGCTCAAGTGTTCACACTGCTATTAAACCGTATATTCTACTCTCAACTGCTGTTGTTAACGCTTTTGACAAGTTCGGCAACTCACATAAATGCAGAGTACTCTTGGACAACGGAAGTCAATCCAACTTTATATCTGAGAAATTTTGTGATATTTTACAACTTTCAAAGGAAAAAATCAACACTTCGATCTCGGGAATTAATCAATTAACTCACAATATTAACTTCCGGACATCACTAACATTTAAATCAGATATTAACAATTTCTCGAAAAAAATATCTTGTCTAATTTTGCCCAACATAACAAGTAATTTACCTTACATACAGATCAATCGTTCCCAGCTCAATATTCCAACAAAATTACTTCTAGCTGACCAGAATTTTGAAAAACCTGGTCCAGTAGACCTTCTTATTGGAGCTGACACATTTTGGGATATTTTAAGCGTGGGACAAATCAAACTTGGTCCTGGGTTACCGATCATTCAAAAAACCACTCTTG atctgttgtattaa